The following coding sequences lie in one Spinacia oleracea cultivar Varoflay chromosome 1, BTI_SOV_V1, whole genome shotgun sequence genomic window:
- the LOC110803057 gene encoding cell division control protein 6 homolog B encodes MPTIADRSTSAFTGVTPTKRRLRSNSTAEDEIPATPPAKWKSPRRCINSSPKSPSNGIEKEFSDKLATTSRSPLKKSSNNLFAKPKWNPRDAEQLRVVKEALHVSTMPSSVVCREDESKKVLEFCKTSVERRKPGSLYLCGCPGTGKTMIMEKVKQSLLNWSNEVEIEQPDVLFMNCTSLSKSSEIFTKILQNIQPKKKISGSTTALKHIQNLYVQDGESGNRMMLLIIDELDYLITKDREVLHELFMLTTLPFSRFILIGIANAIDLADRFLPRLQSLNCKPSVLTFRAYSKDQIQKILQERLVGLPYKAFQPQALELCARKVAAASGDMRKALSVCRSAIETLESEMKEIASNSEKLSIENGSSDQENVPAAPVSREMDIVQIHHMAVALSKTYRSPVVETIQSLPQHQQIILCSAVKLFREGKKECNVGELNKSYNSVCKSAKLPSVGILELSSMCKALNDQGLLKLVRSQKGEKLSLKVDASDITFALQGVRLFRNFLQ; translated from the exons ATGCCGACTATCGCCGATCGGTCCACGTCAGCCTTCACCGGCGTAACACCTACGAAGCGGCGGCTGAGGTCAAATTCTACGGCGGAGGATGAAATTCCGGCGACTCCTCCGGCGAAGTGGAAATCTCCTCGTCGCTGCATCAACAGTAGTCCTAAATCTCCTTCAAAT ggaATTGAGAAGGAATTTAGCGACAAGCTAGCTACTACCAGCAGATCTCCGCTGAAGAAATCGTCAAATAATTTATTTGCTAAACCTAAATGGAATCCAAGAg ATGCTGAGCAACTGAGAGTTGTGAAAGAGGCATTGCATGTTTCCACAATGCCGTCAAGCGTGGTTTGTAGGGAAGATGAGTCAAAGAAGGTTCTAGAATTTTGCAAGACCAGCGTGGAGAGACGGAAACCAGGGAGTTTATATTTGTGTGGATGCCCTGGGACGGGAAAGACTATGATTATGGAAAAGGTTAAGCAGTCTTTGCTTAACTGGTCAAATGAG GTGGAGATTGAGCAACCGGATGTGTTATTTATGAATTGCACTTCTCTATCAAAGTCCTCAGAGATTTTTACCAAG ATCCTTCAAAATATTCAACCAAAGAAAAAGATTAGTGGCTCAACTACTGCTCTAAAGCACATACAAAACCTCTATGTACAAGATGGAGAGTCGGGCAACAGAATGAT GTTGTTAATTATTGATGAACTGGACTATCTCATTACTAAAGACCGTGAAGTGCTTCACGAACTATTTATGCTTACTACGCTGCCATTTTCCAGATTTATATTAATAG GCATTGCCAATGCAATAGATCTAGCAGATCGATTTCTTCCTCGTCTGCAGTCCTTGAATT GTAAACCTTCAGTTTTGACATTCCGTGCTTACTCGAAGGACCAAATACAAAAGATTCTTCAGGAGAGGCTTGTG GGGCTTCCTTACAAGGCCTTTCAGCCACAAGCCTTGGAACTTTGTGCAAGA AAAGTTGCAGCTGCATCTGGAGACATGAGGAAAGCTCTAAGTGTATGCAG GAGTGCAATTGAGACTCTAGAATCAGAGATGAAGGAAATTGCAAGTAATTCTGAGAAACTGTCTATTGAGAATGGATCCTCAGACCAAGAAAATGTTCCAGCTGCTCCTGTCTCTCGCGAAATGGACATA GTACAAATCCATCATATGGCAGTAGCTTTATCAAAGACCTATAGATCCCCTGTAGTGGAGACTATACAATCTCTTCCCCAACATCAGCAG ATCATTCTCTGCTCAGCAGTCAAGCTTTTCCGAGAGGGGAAAAAGGAGTGTAATGTTGGAGAG CTGAATAAATCTTACAATAGCGTATGCAAATCTGCGAAACTTCCGTCTGTAGGGATCCTAGAGCTGTCAAGTATGTGCAAAGCATTAAACGACCAG GGACTGCTGAAGCTTGTTCGGTCTCAGAAAGGGGAAAAACTATCCTTGAAAGTCGATGCATCAGATATTACATTCGCACTGCAG GGAGTTCGTTTATTCCGCAACTTTCTTCAATAA
- the LOC110803056 gene encoding anthranilate synthase alpha subunit 2, chloroplastic encodes MEALAVTPRILLSPHHHRRISSLSFPTVHLPSKQPLLSRSHSLSPRRSLNCSAVSSPSLVKNSSEFIEAAKDGNLIPLYRCIFSDHLTPVLAYRCLVKEDDREAPSFLFEAVEPGFMNSHVGRYSIVGAQPSMEIVAKENLVTTMDHHAGKRTEEFVEDPMDVPRKIMEEWKPQLIDELPEVFCGGWVGYFSYDTVRYVEKKKLPFSSAPHDDRNLPDVHLGLYDNVIVFDHVEKKAYVIHWVRVDRFSSAEEAYKDGIDRLEYLLSRVHNIVTPKLPPGSIKLQTRLFGSSLKTSNMTSEEYKDAVLQAKEHILAGDIFQIVLSQRFERRTFADPFEVYRALRIVNPSPYMGYLQARGCILVASSPEILTRVKKGKITNRPLAGTIRRGKTPKEDVMLENELLNDQKQCAEHIMLVDLGRNDVGKVSKFGSVNVEKLMNIERYSHVMHISSTVTGEKLDDLTSWDVLRSALPVGTVSGAPKVKAMELIDQLEVNRRGPYSGGFGGISFTGDMDIALALRTMVFSTATRYDTMYSYKDVDKRREWVAHLQAGAGIVADSVPADEQRECENKAAGLARAIDLAESSFLERE; translated from the exons ATGGAAGCCCTAGCCGTTACGCCTCGcattcttctctctcctcaccaccACCGTCGGATTTCCTCACTCTCATTCCCAACCGTTCATCTCCCTTCCAAACAGCCACTCCTTTCCCGCTCTCACAGCCTCTCTCCTCGCCGCTCTCTCAATTGCTCTGCCGTTTCATCGCCGTCGCTCG TGAAAAATTCATCGGAATTCATTGAAGCTGCAAAAGACGGGAATTTGATTCCGTTGTATCGATGTATTTTCTCGGATCATCTGACCCCGGTGCTTGCTTATCGTTGTTTGGTGAAGGAGGATGATAGAGAAGCTCCGAGTTTTTTGTTCGAAGCTGTTGAACCGGGTTTTATGAATTCTCATGTG GGACGATACAGTATTGTCGGGGCTCAGCCAAGCATGGAAATTGTGGCAAAGGAAAATCTGGTGACAACAATGGATCACCATGCAGGGAAGAGGACGGAGGAGTTTGTCGAAGATCCAATGGATGTCCCGAGGAAGATTATGGAGGAATGGAAGCCACAGCTTATTGATGAGCTTCCTGAAGTTTTTTGTG GTGGATGGGTTGGCTACTTCTCATATGACACTGTTCGTTATGTAGAGAAGAAAAAGCTCCCCTTTTCGAGTGCACCTCATGATGACAGGAACCTTCCTGACGTTCATCTAGGCTTGTATGACAATGTGATTGTATTTGATCACGTGGAGAAG AAAGCGTACGTGATACACTGGGTACGTGTGGATCGTTTTTCTTCTGCAGAGGAGGCTTATAAAGATGGAATTGACCGCCTAGAATATTTGTTGTCGAGGGTGCATAACATAGTAAC CCCCAAGCTGCCCCCTGGCTCCATAAAATTACAGACCCGCCTTTTTGGAAGCTCACTCAAGACGTCAAATATGACTAGTGAAGAGTACAAAGACGCTGTTTTGCAAGCCAAGGAACATATCCTGGCTGGTGACATCTTTCAAATTGTGTTAAGTCAACGTTTTGAGAGAAGGACGTTTGCAGATCCATTTGAAGTATATAGGGCATTGAGAATTGTTAACCCCAGTCCATACATGGGATATCTACAG GCTAGAGGGTGTATTTTGGTTGCCTCGAGTCCGGAGATTTTGACTCGTGTCAAAAAG GGGAAGATCACGAACAGACCTCTGGCTGGAACTATCAGAAGAGGAAAAACACCAAAAGAAGATGTCATGCTGGAAAATGAGCTTCTGAATGATCAAAAGCAATGTGCTGAGCACATAATGCTGGTTGATCTGGGGAGGAATGATGTTGGAAAG GTCTCCAAATTTGGTTCCGTGAACGTTGAAAAGCTTATGAATATTGAGCGGTATTCCCATGTGATGCATATCAGCTCTACA GTGACAGGGGAAAAGCTTGATGATTTAACTAGTTGGGATGTTTTGCGTTCTGCATTACCTGTTGGAACAGTTAGTGGAGCGCCTAAG GTTAAAGCAATGGAGTTGATAGACCAGCTTGAGGTGAATAGACGAGGGCCATATAGTGGTGGATTTGGTGGAATCTCATTCACTGGAGACATGGACATAGCTCTTGCTTTGAGAACTATGGTATTTTCAACTGCAACGCGATATGATACAATGTATTCGTACAAGGATGTTGATAAAAGAAGAGAATGGGTGGCCCACCTTCAGGCTGGGGCAGGCATTGTTGCTGACAGTGTCCCTGCAGATGAACAGCGCGAGTGTGAAAATAaggctgctggccttgctcgtgCAATTGATCTCGCTGAATCGTCTTTCTTGGAGAGGGAATAG